The Camelina sativa cultivar DH55 unplaced genomic scaffold, Cs unpScaffold00456, whole genome shotgun sequence genome contains the following window.
TAGAACAGAGGAGCCTAGGGTTAAGTATTTACAAAGAGATCCCTAAACTTATATACATCATTCTCTTGTACTCtaatacgccccctcaagatggaggaaGCTTGGTGACGCCAATCTTGATACATGCACGTTGGAACTGCGTCCTTGACAAAGGTTTGGTAAGTGTATCAGCCAGCTGATCATGTGTAGAAACATGAGAGACACGAAGCTGGTTGGATTGAATCTGATACTGATCCCTAACAAAGTGGTAATCAATTGCGATATGCTTCATACGAGAATGAAACACAGGGTTCGCACATAGATATGTAGCTCCAATGTTATCACAGTAAATTACCGGAGAACTCAGTGAGGAGGGAGCATAGCCAGCGGACCTCAGCGGCAGTGTTGGCCACAGCCCGGTATTCAGCTTCGGTGGAAGAGCGAGCCACTCCTTTCTGCTTCTTTGAAGACCAAGAGATAGGATTGCGACCATTGTAGATAAGATACCCATTCGTGGAGACATAATCATCTGTATCTCCTGCCCAATCCGCATCAGAGTAACCATGAAGAAGGATAGGAGAGTTAGCATGAAGATAGATACCATGTGTTGGTGTTCCAGCAAGGTAACGTAGAACCCGTTTCACCGCTTGCCAGTGATCAGTAGTGGGGCGATGCATGAATTGAGAGAGTCGATTGACGACGTATGAAATATCTGGACGAGTGAAGGATAAATATTGAAAACTTCCAACAACAGATCGATATTGTGATGCATCATCAAGAGGAGTTCCCGTCGTGAGTGTGAGTTTCGGAGATGCTGGTAACGGTGTGGGAACTGGTTTCGATAGGTGCATATTATTCTGTGAAGGAGGTCCATTATGTACTTACGTTGCATGAGATGAAGACCTTGGGATGTCCTTGAAACttcaataccaagaaaataATGTAGATTCGTTGGGTCCTTGATAGAGAAGCGTTGAGAGAATGAAGAGAGGACAACCGCAACAACAGAAGAGTTATTACCagtgatactaagatttttgtgtgtcttatcctagtaggttcaattaaccttaagtgttgtagtatttaaggtgtcaatccgAATGGGATGTTGCtggcaatcaagatgcaatcaaggaatcacaagtcaagccaattcaaaaagagtgttttttctaacaatcctagaatgacaaAAAATGCAAACAGAAATGCGTTCtggaactagaaacgagaatgcaagacaagaattgaaaattaataaaaacagaaacgagtctaaacatgaactaaaaaaaaggcaagaagcgaaacaatctcaggaatgtaatatcaatcaaaaggataaaagtcctaaggatgggagtaattgatgtcggtggagtatcctagtctacagagtgtttaacatgccacaagctatctatccctaaacaatgaacatcacaacttagctaacccaatctcttggtaaaagctactcagactcaaccacttccatacctagctctcgctagagaaacgtggtcgagcgggcatgacaaacaagttcattcacgtgaACAAACATCCTacacaactaatctcttaggctaggaatgtaagtctctggcactagttggtcagacatttcatcgaacaccttttgggtgtggaaatgtctcgaacctagttccaattgatcagagagaaactagtaattctaactctagtccagaagggaatcatacaaatcaagcttaaacaccctacatcctaagatcctccacctaatctatcccatcctcaagaactaacgcactactcagatccagaaatcatcatcaacaatacaaactcagaaaacattgaaacaaacaTTCTaagataggtaaaaatgagataaacaagtttgtagaagaaatcaaatgcaaatactcaatgtatcaaaagatatctggatacaaagtctgagaacggtttttggtggctagcgaaaccttacaaaataaaaacgagataaaaacttaGATGATGTCGTggagacttaacaaaacgtatttatagtaaagacgtaaaatccctaaaacttaaaacgacaagatgaagagtcggtttgggaatctcctgaagcgtgtaagatggaacgtcttcctgacatgtgcgaacaagtagtggctcgagtgagtgatggcgcgactcgagcggatgtgtgaCGATGGAATGATGGCGCTactcgagcggatgtgtgaCGATGGaatgatggcgcgactcgagcggatgtgtgatgacggaatgatggcgcgactcgagcGGATATGTGACGATGGaatgatggcgcgactcgagcGGATGTATGATGACAGAATGATGGCACgacccgagcggatgtgtgatgacggagtgatggcgcAACCCGatcggatgtgtgatgacggagtgatggTGCGACTCGAGACAGCCTGGCTCCaaagtctcctaaatacctgaaatactccaaaatgcacgatgtatgcgaagataatgcaagaactacctaaatatgaaaagtgtacaaaagagagtagaaattcatgcaaaacaattagttatcctAACTAGATGCGTGATAAAAACATgcttagcagagacaaaatatagacatatcaactcccccaaacttattctttgcttgccctcaagcaaacgatcaagaacaaggtatggagaagaggtgtgaagatggggtctcagaacctaaaacatactgaatagagtagttagaatcaaggtccttgtttttagttctatgatgcatggtgaaggaatttCATTCGCttgatctacacatgcaatcctatcaatcaccccctttaacatttattaacaaagaaccatgaatcaagctatgcagtgtcattgaactcatttggctagggtgaaaGGTTAGAGACAAATGTGGTCTCTTTCTCAAGTGGCTCCATCGATAcataacaaggttctctcatgagaagagttgagcttaagagaaggctaaaggtttaAACCAACTGatgcatacaagagcagcgccctgtctacccaaagaacattccaaaccgaagttagacctatctctacccttcatcagaaacttcatctcaaacccattctttcattctttagatTTGGTCTTAGGaagagttcacttcttatcactCTAGCGGATTGGCAAAACTCTAATATCACTATggttctttctcctcttctgaagactctagacatcttaagcatttttactttcttttctttgtctaatttttttttaaatttcatgcCCAGAACCAATTATTCTTTGTCCTTTGCTCatcccaaatcctttactagacgtgtaaactttgaaaacacatccccttCCTTAAGACTTCctaccctttacttttctgcacaNNNNNNNNNNNNNNNNNNNNNNNNNNNNNNNNNNNNNNNNNNNNNNNNNNNNNNNNNNNNNNNNNNNNNNNNNNNNNNNNNNNNNNNNNNNNNNNNNNNNNNNNNNNNNNNNNNNNNNNNNNNNNNNNNNNNNNNNNNNNNNNNNNNNNNNNNNNNNNNNNNNNNNNNNNNNNNNNNNNNNNNNNNNNNNNNNNNNNNNNNNNNNNNNNNNNNNNNNNNNNNNNNNNNNNNNNNNNNNNNNNNNNNNNNNNNNNNNNNNNNNNNNNNNNNNNNNNNNNNNNNNNNNNNNNNNNNNNNNNNNNNNNNNNNNNNNNNNNNNNNNNNNNNNNNNNNNNNNNNNNNNNNNNNNNNNNNNNNNNNNNNNNNNNNNNNNNNNNNNNNNNNNNNNNNNNNNNNNNNNNNNNNNNNNNNNNNNNNNNNNNNNNNNNNNNNNNNNNNNNNNNNNNNNNNNNNNNNNNNNNNNNNNNNNNNNNNNNNNNNNNNNNNNNNNNNNNNNNNNNNNNNNNNNNNNNNNNNNNNNNNNNNNNNNNNNNNNNNNNNNNNNNNNNNNNNNNNNNNNNNNNNNNNNNNNNNNNNNNNNNNNNNNNNNNNNNNNNNNNNNNNNNNNNNNNNNNNNNNNNNNNNNNNNNNNNNNNNNNNNNNNNNNNNNNNNNNNNNNNNNNNNNNNNNNNNNNNNNNNNNNNNNNNNNNNNNNNNNNNNNNNNNNNNNNNNNNNNNNNNNNNNNNNNNNNNNNNNNNNNNNNNNNNNNNNNNNNNNNNNNNNNNNNNNNNNNNNNNNNNNNNNNNNNNNNNNNNNNNNNNNNNNNNNNNNNNNNNNNNNNNNNNNNNNNNNNNNNNNNNNNNNNNNNNNNNNNNNNNNNNNNNNNNNNNNNNNNNNNNNNNNNNNNNNNNNNNNNNNNNNNNNNNNNNNNNNNNNNNNNNNNNNNNNNNNNNNNNNNNNNNNNNNNNNNNNNNNNNNNNNNNNNNNNNNNNNNNNNNNNNNNNNNNNNNNNNNNNNNNNNNNNNNNNNNNNNNNNNNNNNNNNNNNNNNNNNNNNNNNNNNNNNNNNNNNNNNNNNNNNNNNNNNNNNNNNNNNNNNNNNNNNNNNNNNNNNNNNNNNNNNNNNNNNNNNNNNNNNNNNNNNNNNNNNNNNNNNNNNNNNNNNNNNNNNNNNNNNNNNNNNNNNNNNNNNNNNNNNNNNNNNNNNNNNNNNNNNNNNNNNNNNNNNNNNNNNNNNNNNNNNNNNNNNNNNNNNNNNNNNNNNNNNNNNNNNNNNNNNNNNNNNNNNNNNNNNNNNNNNNNNNNNNNNNNNNNNNNNNNNNNNNNNNNNNNNNNNNNNNNNNNNNNNNNNNNNNNNNNNNNNNNNNNNNNNNNNNNNNNNNNNNNNNNNNNNNNNNNNNNNNNNNNNNNNNNNNNNNNNNNNNNNNNNNNNNNNNNNNNNNNNNNNNNNNNNNNNNNNNNNNNNNNNNNNNNNNNNNNNNNNNNNNNNNNNNNNNNNNNNNNNNNNNNNNNNNNNNNNNNNNNNNNNNNNNNNNNNNNNNNNNNNNNNNNNNNNNNNNNNNNNNNNNNNNNNNNNNNNNNNNNNNNNNNNNNNNNNNNNNNNNNNNNNNNNNNNNNNNNNNNNNggaggatttaagaatcacaacataaacaatgcagaaatgaaatggtatatacaatggaaggtaggagtacctcagtagtagaagaaggagtctgagctcgcccaaggagttCGTGCGTGGTAATGGCTCTGTCCTTCACCGTGTTCGAGATCCGCAGGAGTGGTCTCACCGGGTTGGTCGACTTgttgctcaaccgcttgcgtgttctgataagtGCTCGGCTGCTCGTCGTACTGCATGTTGTTGACTCTGGATTCGCCATGGTACGAGACTAACACTACCACATccgtaggctgataatcaccttgTTGTTCGATTTGTTGCTCACCCCGGGCATGCCCTGATGATCACCCTGAGCTTCGACTCgctgctcaacctcaacctcatcTCGTGTATAAGCTCAgtactttttctgtttctctgaaACATGTAAACTCAAAGCGCAAAGATAAGTACGGATCACGTAGGTGAATCAAACAAGCTGGATCGAGTGGAACGAGCGGTGACAACGGAGCAAGAAAACCGATCGAGTGAGGtagtgatggcgcgactcgaggGAGAGTTTGACGGCGACTCGAGCGGATGTGAGTCGAGCTGTGATGGTGCGACTCGATCGAGACGGTCCGGTGAGGGTCCAGTCGACGGTGCGAGTGAGAAGGTGAGTTTGATAGCAGGCGGCGCGATCAGCGACTTTGAGGTAGAGGGTCGAGTCAACGGTGCGAGTGATGGCGTGACTCGATCGAGACGGTCCGGTGAGGGGCAAGTGGAATGAGCGGCAACGACGAGTGGAGGCAGAACTGAGCGGCTCAAGCGGACGCAGCTGGATCCGAGTGTGGAGTTTTGCCGGATGGGTAGAGCCGCACGGTGCCGACTCGAGTGGTGGTGAACGGTAGCGATGGAAGTGATGCTTGCGTTGAACTCGTACtcccttctgtagattcctgaacacaataaaactaaaaacgaaaatcaaaaacacaaggatcctaaaaaatatttacagtgatacctttgggacttcctcccaagtgagcttgtttaaagtccctagcttgactttgcatactccttatgctttgggaggGTTATAGAGAGGTGGTGAGCTCCCCTCTGGTATGTCTTGTCTAGCCAGATACTCTTTAGCATTCTGCCCAGGTTCAACAACAAATGAActgctcttcttcattatcccaaacctCCACCTTAATTTCCTTGCAGGAGaacttctcattgtaccttggagcttcttgatttgcccactcatctccttcaccatagctGTTAACTCTCTCACTGAATCCCCTAGAATCTTGGTAGTTTGGAGTTCAGACAAACTGTCAAGCGCGGGAGGACTTGTCTCTTGCGGTTGGTGAAGTTTAGGAAGCAGGTCATGACGCTTAGGGAGAGCAACAACTGCACTCGAGTTGGAACACGGTTGAGTGCCCCTTCgagttttttctttggttaccCAAACTCTTGTTTCTGCCTCATTGACAccctcaaagatgtcaaacccagctttctgatctttctcttcaatcacgaaggtctgcccatcaatagttggcttcttcttAGCATCCTTGATATCAAATTTCATCTTGAAATTcttacccagattgagatcaatcatccccttcttgacatcaatgactgctccagctgtagctaagaaaggccttcccaggattagtggatctttaggctcttcatccattcccagcaccacaaagtcagtaggaatctcagcttgtccaattttgatgggcagGTTCTCTAATAGACCATGAGGCAATCTAGTACTCCTATCGgccaatattaagcggaggttacatgacttgtattcgttgaatcctagcctctgagctacagagagtggcatgaggcttactgaagcaccaaggtcgcataggcactttttgaaggccaatggacctagagaacaaggcaaggtgaaagaaccagggtcctctagcttctttgggataatcatcttctgaataacagccttgcattcatgaataaccccacctatgtcatgcactgccctctcatcttccagagccttagcttgagctcctttagctatctcctccttctctttggtctttTCGGTTACCAagtcagttaaaaacttttgatattgaggcacaagtgcaaatgcatcaagcaaaggcatcctatttaatctccttgacttgtttttcgaacagagctttatATTTCTCAGTAAGCTGTTTCTtaaaacctcactggaaatggtaaaggtggcttgtatggtggaggaatgaatctcacaggtttatccttgggagcagcgggttctttagtagcttgaggatcagattgcttggctgactcaattggatccttgagcaccttGACGACATCTtttatctgaacttcatcttgaagaaaatcctccccatctaaactctcattgtcctcagtgagccgtacatctacagcttgggtggtgatagcatggatagtagcatagtccttggggttttgaactgcttttccaggtagttggccagGTGTTGGGGTAGAAGCAGTCTTGCCTTCCATGTACTTCAGCTTcgagttaagagcttcaaacttgacattaaGATCATTGTATGAACACTCCATtcgctgactgagttcagcaaacttcttagcagtatccaaagatccgctagcttgaccctgaagaagttgttgcatcatttgcttcatttcttgatctggggttggagtaggctgaactggttgagggcggaatcctggtggtggtcctgagggagcttggtatccttgctggaactgttgtttaggGACGAATCcctgattgtaaggcacaaaaggtttttgttgaccttgttgttgctgctgaggagggtacacctgatcctgtggatttgcaacgttggtgctccggtaagacaaattggggtttgtCTGATAGGGGttgtaacccttgttgtatccaccttgattctggacgtagctgatctcctcagactgctcaccctccccatcttggACGTGAAAATGTTCACCCTCAGATACAAAGTGGATGCTCTTTTGTTGGTTGAGCAAGAGGcgatcaagcttctcattgacattcttgaggtctctcttgtacttctcctcagagcCAGCATCTCCTATAACTGTGCGATCATAGTCGTCATggtagttgccatcagactgGGCGAGATTTTCGACGAGTTGCCAACCGTCATCTACGTCTTTGTTCaagaagttgccatttgaagcagtgtcaagcagcatgcgtaTCTTCGGAAGTAtaccacggtagagagtgctcagcagtggcTCGTTactgaatccatggtgtggGCATTGGCTATGGTAACTCTTGAAGCGCTCCCAGGCTTCgcagaatgattctgagttcTTCTGAGTGAAACTGGAGAtatcattcctgagacgtgctgttctagagttggagaagaacttggccaagaaagctttcttgcattcgtcccaagtggtgatggtgCCCTTGGGAACGTtattctcccattgatgagctttgtctcccagggagaatggaaagaggcgcaacttgtaaacatcctcactcacgccgttgatcttggtgagactgcacagacggtcaaactcgtccaagtggtcgagtggatcctccataggcaacccgtgaaacttgtttccttggatcatggagatcagaccacttttgatttcgaagttgttgttctgcacggcgggagggacgattccaNAAACGTTGGCgctccggtaagacaaattggggtttgtCTGATAGGGGttgtaacccttgttgtatccaccttgattctggacatagctgatctcctcagactgctcaccctccccatcttggACGTGAAAATGTTCACCCTCGGATACAAAGTGGATGCTCTTTTGTTGGTTGAGCAAGAGGcgatcaagcttctcattgacattcttgaggtctctcttgtacttctcctcagagcCAGCATCTCCTCTAACTGTGCGATCATAGTCGTCATggtagttgccatcagactgGGCGAGATTTTCGACGAGTTGCCAACCTTCATCTACGTCTTTGTTCaag
Protein-coding sequences here:
- the LOC109131533 gene encoding uncharacterized protein LOC109131533; the encoded protein is MHLSKPVPTPLPASPKLTLTTGTPLDDASQYRSVVGSFQYLSFTRPDISYVVNRLSQFMHRPTTDHWQAVKRVLRYLAGTPTHGIYLHANSPILLHGYSDADWAGDTDDYVSTNGYLIYNGRNPISWSSKKQKGVARSSTEAEYRAVANTAAEVRWLCSLLTEFSGNLL